A single window of Salvia splendens isolate huo1 chromosome 6, SspV2, whole genome shotgun sequence DNA harbors:
- the LOC121808620 gene encoding nuclear transport factor 2-like yields MATAYPLPVTAAQVGTYFVGQYYQMLQNQPDFVHQFYSDSSTMLRIEGNTRETASAMLQIHQLVMSLSYTAIEVKTAHSLESWNGGVLVLVSGAVHLKGYNVRKKFVETFFLAPQEKGYFVLNDIFHYVDDELALHHPISYLPQGNLDQKIHSPTIVREQVSYVMGGNIQPRKFTVPAKLEENGPINGNNYQEEHIQQVPETEKILEENFVVHSNGSLQGTMDSVPDHFSPPVEEPAMEPQKHTYASILQVKGQPAPAVTSQPLLNKPTTPDWQHGPEIPSQPPAASSNQIERSGTETFDDTIAMEDEVEVKSVYVRNVPTTMSASEIGEEFKKFGKLRPDGVAIRTRKDIDVCYAFVEFEDISGVQNAVKASMVNIGGYELYIEGRRPNRNNPIRGGRTRGRGRVSSQIQGTRGRGFSSRVSNEDGFERPYSRPRGNGFYRQAPRQERPYGTTQQGSSNGQHYSE; encoded by the exons ATGGCCACGGCTTATCCTCTGCCGGTCACTGCTGCCCAG gtgGGTACATACTTTGTTGGACAGTACTATCAGATGTTACAGAATCAACCGGATTTTGTGCATCAGTTTTACAGTGATTCCAGCACCATGCTTCGAATTGAAGGAAACACACGAGAAACCGCTAGTGCTATGCTG CAAATTCATCAACTTGTCATGTCATTGAGCTATACGGCTATAGAAGTCAAGACTGCACATTCTTTAGAATCTTGGAATGGTGGTGTTCTAGTGCTGGTTTCGGGTGCAGTTCATTTAAAGGGTTACAATGTGAGGAAAAAGTTTGTGGAAACCTTTTTCCTAGCACCTCAAGAGAAAGGATATTTTGTTTTGAATGATATCTTCCACTATGTTGACGACGAGCTAGCCCTGCACCATCCAATTTCCTATTTACCTCAGGGAAATCTTGATCAAAAGATCCATTCTCCAACTATAGTTCGAGAACAAG TGTCGTATGTGATGGGTGGAAATATCCAGCCTAGGAAGTTCACAGTGCCTGCAAAGCTTGAAGAGAACGGCCCTATCAATGGCAATAACTATCAAGAGGAACATATACAGCAAGTCCCTGAAACAGAGAAGATCCTTGAGGAGAACTTTGTAGTTCACTCGAATGGTTCACTTCAGGGAACAATGGACTCTGTACCTGACCATTTTTCGCCGCCTGTCGAAGAGCCTGCAATGGAGCCACAAAAGCATACATATGCTTCTATA TTACAGGTTAAGGGGCAGCCTGCTCCAGCAGTGACTTCTCAACCTTTGTTGAACAAGCCTACCACTCCAGATTGGCAACACGGGCCTGAAATCCCTAGCCAGCCACCAGCTGCATCATCAAACCAAATCGAAAGGTCTGGAACTGAAACCTTCGACGACACAATAGCTATGGAAGATGAAG TTGAAGTCAAGTCGGTGTATGTAAGAAATGTGCCGACTACAATGTCTGCTTCtgaaattggagaggaattcaaAAAGTTCGGAAAGCTGAGGCCAGATGGTGTAGCCATTAGAACCCGAAAG GATATagatgtatgctatgcttttgTTGAATTTGAAGACATCTCCGGGGTGCAGAATGCTGTCAAG GCATCCATGGTTAATATTGGTGGATACGAACTCTACATTGAAGGACGGAGACCTAACAGAAACAATCCCATTAGAGGTGGAA GAACACGGGGTAGAGGCAGGGTTAGCTCCCAGATACAAGGAACGAGAGGGCGTGGCTTCAGTAGCAGGGTGAGCAATGAAGACGGGTTTGAGCGACCTTACAGCAGACCGAGGGGGAACGGCTTCTACAGGCAAGCTCCTCGCCAAGAAAGGCCCTATGGCACCACCCAACAAGGATCGTCGAACGGGCAGCACTATTCGGAATGA